Proteins from a genomic interval of Sphingobacterium lactis:
- a CDS encoding RagB/SusD family nutrient uptake outer membrane protein has translation MKKNSLYIIALASLTMFSCKDFLDVAPTNSIEASTSIQTVEDAQVMINGLNRKLTAATLYGRNMLLYADAKGGDLTIVSQGRGLDALYVFNHTRDNNSYGDFWKNGYNAILQANNIITNIDKLKAEGNSSNFDVPYGQALTLRAMLYFDLLRLYGKTYTQDAKSLGVPITTEPLPDNARVLRNTVEEGYKQILTDLEAAAPLLPKARNNGYINYYANKAILSRVYLTMGNFDKAYETAEEIINSKVYSLYSNADWVSSWNKQHGSESIFELIMMKDQGDLGSGSLGFYYLRSKDANALGNFTASDYFLTRLGQDAEDVRWGIYTTDELDRKAASYKYVGTIDRKGDGKEPYTAVNIKLIRLSEIYLTAAEAALKKSGANPAKAAEYLNLIRQRSPNLAEATSATVTEQMILDEKSKELYGEGHRFWDMIRTNKTITFNDEHVGVTMNHREKTINRTFNKTILPIPQDEINANPGLAAQQNPGY, from the coding sequence ATGAAAAAGAATTCACTATATATCATCGCCCTTGCCAGTTTAACCATGTTTTCCTGCAAGGACTTCCTGGATGTAGCTCCAACGAACTCCATCGAGGCCAGCACTTCCATCCAAACAGTGGAAGATGCCCAGGTCATGATCAATGGCCTGAACCGTAAATTGACCGCAGCCACCCTGTACGGTCGTAATATGCTCCTCTATGCAGACGCAAAAGGGGGAGATCTGACCATTGTTTCCCAAGGTCGCGGTCTGGATGCACTCTACGTATTCAACCACACCCGGGACAACAACAGCTACGGCGATTTCTGGAAAAATGGCTATAACGCCATCCTACAGGCCAACAACATTATTACCAATATCGATAAGCTGAAGGCCGAAGGCAATAGCTCCAACTTCGATGTGCCCTACGGTCAGGCACTCACCCTGCGTGCCATGCTTTATTTCGACCTGTTGCGCCTATATGGAAAAACCTATACGCAGGATGCCAAATCCTTAGGTGTTCCGATTACGACAGAACCACTTCCGGATAATGCCCGTGTGCTGCGCAATACCGTTGAGGAAGGGTACAAACAGATCCTGACCGACCTGGAAGCCGCTGCTCCGCTTTTGCCAAAGGCACGCAACAATGGCTACATCAACTATTATGCGAATAAGGCTATCCTATCCCGAGTTTACCTGACGATGGGTAATTTCGATAAGGCCTACGAAACAGCTGAAGAGATCATCAACTCGAAAGTATATAGCTTGTACAGCAATGCCGACTGGGTTTCTTCCTGGAATAAGCAACACGGCAGCGAGTCGATCTTTGAACTGATCATGATGAAAGATCAAGGTGATTTGGGTTCAGGTTCATTGGGTTTCTACTACCTGCGCAGCAAGGACGCCAACGCATTGGGTAATTTCACGGCATCCGATTATTTCCTTACCCGCTTGGGTCAGGACGCCGAGGATGTTCGTTGGGGAATTTATACCACAGATGAGCTGGATCGGAAAGCAGCATCCTATAAATATGTAGGAACGATCGATCGCAAAGGAGATGGCAAGGAGCCTTACACAGCAGTGAACATCAAGTTGATCCGTCTTTCTGAGATTTACCTGACGGCTGCCGAAGCCGCACTGAAGAAAAGCGGAGCCAACCCAGCGAAAGCAGCGGAATACCTGAACTTAATCCGCCAACGTTCGCCAAATCTTGCAGAAGCAACTTCAGCAACCGTAACCGAGCAAATGATCTTGGATGAGAAAAGCAAGGAACTTTATGGCGAAGGTCATCGTTTCTGGGATATGATCCGTACGAACAAGACCATTACCTTCAACGATGAGCATGTCGGGGTGACGATGAACCACCGCGAAAAGACCATCAATAGAACGTTCAATAAGACCATCCTGCCTATTCCACAGGATGAAATCAATGCCAATCCTGGTCTTGCTGCACAGCAGAACCCGGGATATTAA
- a CDS encoding SusC/RagA family TonB-linked outer membrane protein — MNLPTCLTIALASLCSLQVLNAQQISVAGKITNADGAPIVGASVFIKGTQQGTSSNELGLFTLNVPANSTLLIRAVGYANQEVAVNNRNNLSIQLQEEDSNIEEVVVTALGIQRSEKSLGYGAQSVSSEALNANKQPNLVNALQGKVSGVTISSTGGAPGQGANIQIRGINSIDPTRPGQPLFVIDGILMDNSTSTQGDGAELRGMSNRAVDINPDDIETINILKGGAATALYGLRGANGVVMITTKSGKAGTLKIDYQGTYGFENVNKFPKMQDTYSQGWAGVYNKDDFWPAFGPTVEEAIKLDPTHPSALYKSFEDAFETGNQSRNSLSFTGGTEKFNFLSSLSQLNQQGVLPSTDFKNYQARINTNFTISEKLKGGSSISVNNSGGYRGNAGRYAEQLIYWSPRHDIRDYLEENGTMKSYGDTNNPIYVAESNRFKDDVLRLIGGVNLTYSPTKWLDFMYRLGVDTYRDNREGTALGFQGLSGERLISENGVPGAEGQGFYNVYNQNFRGINSTFIATLKHEFNEDFKGSLRLGQDVYDQVIKRSSAEGGKLTVYNWFDLSNASIVKTRSYLEKYRLMGLFGELALSYRDYLFLTITGRNDITSTLEKGNRSFFYPSATLSYVFSDHMELPESISFGKLRFSYAQIGKDALPYSTSGGLGPYTNLPTGYIGFTRPELLGDKALKPEFTDTYEAGIEMKFLDSRLGVDLNLYTSTSKDQIIRVPVTSATGYATAAINAGSIRNRGLEITLNTVPIQREGFRWSSDLNFSLNRGKVLSLREDLTEITVASEYGYLSSNVYMKLIPGESYGTLYGRTFKRYYSASEIEQGLDKTPELDKDRPLLIGANGFPVLESTALPKKLGNVQPDWIAGWNNTFNYKDFSLNFLVDARVGQSRYNQLGNFMSSFGLADYTEDRNDHKVFAGKTADGNDNTKEVWLGQGVDPKTGTDYGNGFYRNYHRGNSEFFVEDASFVRLRSVSVGYNIPNSLLADKFIKNARISVIGNNLALWTKYSGYDPESSTTASGSNIEGFAGMTYPAVRSFLFSLNLGF, encoded by the coding sequence ATGAATCTACCAACATGTTTAACCATCGCGTTGGCATCTCTCTGCTCTTTGCAGGTGCTCAACGCGCAACAAATCTCTGTAGCTGGAAAAATCACCAATGCCGATGGGGCACCGATTGTGGGTGCGTCCGTATTCATCAAGGGGACCCAACAGGGGACCTCTTCCAATGAACTTGGACTCTTTACCCTGAATGTACCAGCAAACAGCACCTTATTGATCCGCGCAGTTGGCTATGCCAACCAAGAGGTTGCCGTCAACAACCGCAACAACCTCAGCATTCAATTGCAGGAAGAAGACAGTAACATCGAAGAGGTTGTTGTCACGGCCCTAGGTATTCAGCGGAGTGAGAAATCCCTCGGGTATGGCGCCCAGAGTGTCAGCAGCGAAGCGCTGAATGCCAACAAGCAGCCAAATCTGGTAAATGCCCTTCAGGGCAAGGTTTCCGGCGTTACCATCAGTTCTACAGGTGGTGCTCCAGGGCAAGGCGCGAACATCCAGATCCGTGGAATCAACTCCATCGACCCTACCCGACCGGGGCAGCCATTGTTCGTCATTGACGGTATATTGATGGACAATAGCACGTCCACGCAAGGGGATGGCGCTGAATTACGCGGGATGAGTAACCGTGCCGTGGATATTAATCCTGACGACATCGAAACCATCAATATCCTTAAAGGTGGTGCAGCAACGGCCTTATATGGTCTTCGTGGTGCCAATGGCGTGGTCATGATCACGACAAAATCCGGAAAGGCCGGAACCTTAAAGATCGATTATCAGGGAACCTATGGCTTTGAAAATGTCAATAAATTCCCGAAAATGCAGGACACCTACTCGCAGGGCTGGGCTGGTGTGTACAATAAGGATGATTTCTGGCCAGCCTTTGGACCGACCGTGGAAGAAGCGATAAAACTCGACCCGACGCACCCAAGTGCGTTGTACAAATCCTTTGAAGATGCTTTCGAAACTGGAAATCAATCCCGCAATTCCCTGAGCTTCACGGGAGGGACCGAGAAATTCAACTTCCTATCCTCCCTATCCCAATTGAATCAGCAAGGTGTATTGCCATCGACGGATTTCAAGAATTACCAAGCGAGAATTAACACCAATTTTACGATTTCAGAAAAACTGAAAGGTGGCTCCTCCATTTCGGTGAACAATTCTGGCGGGTACCGTGGGAATGCCGGTCGCTATGCCGAGCAGCTGATCTATTGGTCCCCACGCCACGATATCCGTGATTATTTAGAAGAAAATGGCACGATGAAATCTTATGGCGACACCAATAATCCCATCTATGTGGCGGAATCCAACCGGTTTAAGGACGATGTGCTTCGCCTGATCGGCGGGGTCAACCTGACCTATTCGCCGACAAAATGGCTGGATTTCATGTACCGCCTTGGGGTGGATACCTACAGGGATAACCGAGAAGGCACGGCCTTGGGTTTCCAAGGATTGTCCGGTGAGCGCTTGATCAGCGAAAATGGGGTGCCGGGTGCCGAAGGACAAGGTTTCTACAACGTGTACAACCAGAACTTCCGCGGCATCAACAGCACGTTCATTGCGACGCTAAAACATGAATTCAATGAAGATTTCAAAGGATCGCTACGCTTAGGACAGGATGTTTACGACCAGGTCATCAAGCGAAGTTCTGCCGAAGGTGGAAAATTGACCGTCTACAATTGGTTTGATCTCTCCAACGCCAGCATTGTAAAAACGCGATCCTATCTTGAAAAATACCGCTTGATGGGCCTTTTTGGTGAATTGGCTCTATCCTATCGGGATTACCTCTTCCTGACCATCACTGGAAGAAATGACATCACCTCTACCCTAGAGAAAGGGAATAGGTCATTTTTTTACCCGTCAGCGACCCTCAGTTATGTTTTCTCCGACCACATGGAACTACCTGAATCCATTTCCTTCGGAAAGCTTCGCTTCTCCTATGCGCAGATCGGTAAGGATGCACTTCCCTATTCGACCAGTGGAGGGTTAGGTCCATATACCAATCTTCCAACAGGTTATATTGGTTTTACACGGCCTGAACTATTGGGTGATAAAGCGTTGAAACCGGAATTCACGGACACCTATGAGGCTGGTATAGAAATGAAGTTTCTGGATAGTCGTTTGGGGGTAGATCTGAATCTATACACTTCGACGTCCAAGGACCAGATCATTCGTGTACCTGTGACCTCTGCTACAGGATATGCCACAGCTGCTATCAATGCCGGCAGTATCCGGAACCGAGGCCTGGAAATCACCTTAAATACCGTTCCAATCCAGCGCGAGGGTTTCCGTTGGTCATCAGACTTGAACTTCTCCCTCAACCGCGGAAAGGTATTATCATTGCGTGAGGACCTGACCGAAATTACAGTAGCGTCCGAATATGGATACCTCAGCTCCAATGTGTACATGAAATTGATTCCAGGTGAGTCTTACGGCACGCTATATGGACGTACATTCAAACGCTATTACAGTGCCAGCGAGATTGAGCAAGGACTGGACAAAACTCCGGAATTGGACAAAGACCGTCCGCTACTGATCGGTGCCAATGGCTTTCCGGTGCTGGAATCTACCGCCCTACCTAAGAAATTGGGGAATGTGCAACCGGATTGGATCGCAGGGTGGAACAACACGTTCAACTACAAGGATTTTTCACTTAACTTCCTCGTGGATGCCCGTGTCGGTCAATCACGATACAACCAATTGGGCAATTTTATGTCTTCCTTCGGTCTTGCAGACTATACGGAAGATCGAAACGACCACAAGGTTTTTGCGGGCAAGACTGCCGATGGAAATGACAACACCAAGGAAGTTTGGCTAGGTCAAGGCGTAGATCCGAAGACGGGTACAGACTATGGCAATGGATTCTATCGGAACTATCACCGTGGAAATTCCGAGTTCTTTGTGGAGGATGCCTCCTTTGTTCGCTTGCGTTCCGTATCTGTGGGGTACAATATTCCTAACTCATTGCTTGCGGACAAGTTCATCAAGAATGCACGCATTTCCGTGATCGGGAATAACCTGGCCCTTTGGACAAAGTACTCCGGTTATGATCCAGAAAGTTCGACCACGGCAAGTGGATCCAATATCGAAGGATTCGCGGGGATGACCTATCCTGCTGTGCGCAGCTTCCTGTTCAGCTTAAATCTTGGATTCTAA
- a CDS encoding SusD/RagB family nutrient-binding outer membrane lipoprotein — MKNLINIGKVAILALGLFSLQSCKDYFDLTENPNLVQDPPLNSLLATATHKAAFNNYRVAYFNNYYAQYFASPTAGSDTDTYQTTNNTSTWDNLYYALADLADYAQIAEESKANHHLAIAQLLTAYQVGLVADTWGSAPYSKAFYKEPLLNVPYDSEEDLYKVQLDMIEAALANFAKEVGEVTIDANQDLLNGGKIELWVRFANGLKARALNKVSKKSTYNPENVLSAVAKSLTSNGDDVGMNVFDGANPWNAIARANLNQDLDGWLNSNFIDALNGTTYGLVDPRAGYITNKTVNGVFKGTRSGQGNVGGPNTVYDECYISMNSTISADTSALSIITYSEVKFIEAEAAFRANKKAQAYTAFLKGVQANMDKLKVPAADAATYIAAISKGEAALTLSDIFREKYIVTYLNAEAWNDARRWDYQYKNFQLPMGAVLGNEFIRRVAYPLNETTENGSNVPEEVPLSTKLWWDKP; from the coding sequence ATGAAAAATCTAATCAATATAGGAAAAGTAGCCATCTTAGCTTTGGGACTGTTCTCCCTGCAGAGCTGCAAGGATTATTTCGACCTGACAGAAAACCCCAATCTGGTACAGGACCCACCGCTGAATTCACTATTGGCAACAGCCACGCACAAGGCGGCGTTCAACAATTACCGGGTGGCCTACTTCAACAATTATTATGCGCAATATTTTGCGAGCCCGACGGCAGGTTCGGATACGGACACCTACCAAACCACCAACAATACCTCTACGTGGGACAACCTTTATTATGCGCTTGCTGACCTAGCAGATTACGCGCAAATTGCGGAGGAATCGAAAGCGAACCATCATTTAGCCATTGCTCAGCTCCTAACAGCCTATCAGGTGGGGCTTGTGGCCGACACATGGGGAAGCGCACCGTACAGCAAGGCCTTCTACAAGGAACCACTTCTGAATGTACCCTACGACAGTGAGGAAGACCTATACAAGGTACAGTTGGATATGATTGAGGCGGCATTGGCCAATTTTGCCAAAGAAGTGGGTGAAGTGACGATTGATGCCAACCAAGACCTGCTGAATGGTGGGAAAATCGAGCTATGGGTTCGATTTGCAAACGGCCTGAAAGCACGCGCGCTGAATAAGGTAAGCAAAAAATCTACATACAATCCAGAAAACGTCTTATCGGCAGTCGCGAAATCACTAACTTCCAACGGGGATGATGTCGGCATGAATGTCTTTGACGGAGCCAACCCATGGAATGCCATCGCACGTGCCAACTTGAACCAAGATTTGGATGGCTGGTTGAACAGCAACTTTATCGACGCCCTCAATGGCACAACATATGGCCTAGTGGATCCTCGGGCTGGATACATTACCAATAAAACCGTAAATGGTGTATTCAAGGGCACCAGAAGTGGCCAGGGGAACGTGGGTGGACCCAATACGGTATACGATGAGTGTTACATCAGCATGAACTCCACAATCAGTGCCGACACTTCCGCACTGTCCATTATCACCTACTCGGAAGTGAAGTTCATCGAGGCAGAAGCTGCATTCCGCGCCAATAAAAAGGCACAGGCTTACACTGCTTTCCTGAAAGGTGTACAGGCCAACATGGATAAACTCAAAGTTCCTGCAGCAGATGCAGCCACTTATATCGCAGCCATTTCGAAAGGGGAAGCCGCATTGACGCTATCAGATATCTTCCGCGAGAAATATATCGTCACTTATCTCAATGCAGAAGCATGGAACGACGCCCGCCGTTGGGATTATCAATACAAGAACTTCCAATTACCAATGGGAGCTGTCCTGGGCAATGAATTCATTCGCCGCGTCGCCTATCCATTGAATGAAACAACAGAAAATGGATCGAATGTTCCTGAAGAAGTACCGTTGAGCACCAAATTATGGTGGGACAAACCATAA
- a CDS encoding Crp/Fnr family transcriptional regulator, which produces MFEKEEFLTRILNGIGDLSPENLALSLPFWHRKSYNKADFFNQQHIVCKDLGIVLSGIFRIYYYDESTGEEKNIYFFSEEQFVVSFRSFVFQHPCRYYIQALEDAEILFISYENLQYLYENSKAWEKFGRNLAEHFFNQSQVRTEDLLFLSHEQRYVNLLQDHPNILQRVQAYHVASYLGIKNQSLSRIRKRLLSKG; this is translated from the coding sequence ATGTTTGAAAAAGAAGAATTCCTAACCAGGATCTTGAATGGTATTGGCGATCTTTCACCGGAGAACCTTGCCTTAAGTTTGCCCTTTTGGCATCGGAAATCCTATAATAAAGCCGATTTCTTCAATCAACAGCACATTGTCTGTAAAGATTTGGGTATTGTCCTGAGCGGCATTTTCCGTATTTATTATTATGATGAATCTACTGGAGAAGAGAAGAATATCTATTTCTTTTCGGAGGAGCAGTTTGTAGTTTCCTTCCGCAGCTTCGTGTTTCAACATCCCTGCCGCTATTATATCCAGGCATTGGAAGATGCTGAGATTCTATTTATCAGCTACGAGAACCTGCAATATCTCTATGAAAATTCGAAAGCGTGGGAGAAATTTGGCCGTAACCTGGCGGAGCATTTTTTCAATCAATCTCAGGTCCGCACGGAGGACTTACTGTTTCTGAGCCATGAACAGCGCTATGTAAATCTTTTGCAGGACCATCCCAATATCCTCCAACGTGTGCAGGCCTACCATGTTGCCTCCTACTTGGGGATCAAGAACCAAAGCTTAAGCCGGATAAGAAAACGGCTGTTGAGCAAAGGGTAG
- a CDS encoding OsmC family protein: MKRTAQAVWNGDIKNGKGAISTQSGVLENTQYSFNTRFAEGIGTNPEELLGAAHAGCFTMAMSLALTQLGFTPGALQTTATVFFDMGKGLIEAIELALHAEPINGLSEKEFVEIAKGAKANCLISKALGGLDISLTTNYSK; encoded by the coding sequence ATGAAAAGAACTGCACAGGCCGTTTGGAACGGCGACATCAAAAACGGAAAAGGCGCGATCAGTACGCAGAGTGGCGTCTTGGAGAATACTCAATATTCATTCAATACACGGTTTGCGGAAGGTATCGGCACGAACCCGGAGGAACTTCTGGGCGCTGCACACGCTGGATGTTTTACCATGGCGATGTCCTTGGCATTGACGCAATTGGGCTTCACACCAGGGGCACTCCAAACAACAGCAACGGTATTCTTCGATATGGGGAAAGGATTGATCGAAGCAATCGAACTGGCCTTACACGCAGAGCCCATCAATGGACTTTCCGAAAAGGAATTTGTGGAAATCGCAAAGGGAGCAAAAGCAAATTGCCTCATTTCAAAAGCGCTTGGCGGATTGGATATTTCCTTGACCACTAACTATAGTAAATAA
- a CDS encoding M14 family zinc carboxypeptidase encodes MKFFILSLGLLAATTCSNPFTGNSSSTVGSGYHLDTAQLNSLHATFKEPALYHRRFKHTDIDSLVQVHRKSDIFGVTEIGKSVEGRSIYELEYGEGDKKVMLWSQMHGDEPTATMALFDLFNFLEGKGDGFDTVRTMLRENLNIHFIPMLNPDGAERFLRRNAQSIDLNRDARAGQTVEGKLLKARADAIKPRYGFNLHDQNIYYNVPDTKNPVTISLLAPAYNPEREVNEVREGAMQIIVGMNKLLQQYIPDAVAKYDDTYTPRGFGDNFQSWGASTVLIESGGLKGDPEKQQIRKLNFMIILNALMEIAQGSYGSYDAKGYEDIPFNASNFHDVLIRGLEFGSDSISLKSDIAIRRGETTVGRDYFVRGRVEDIGDLPESMGYDEVQADGMKFIIGKIAPQPLPNFESITPEIAFDLLKKGYIGVQVAQLKPEQANMLHSLPIHVFATPNFAATPFIDLGGTTNFYIGDSNGTLKYAVLNGYLIDLNKPLSEIPALKNRVQ; translated from the coding sequence ATGAAGTTTTTTATCCTTTCCTTGGGCTTGCTGGCAGCAACAACTTGCAGCAATCCCTTTACAGGGAATTCCTCCTCGACTGTCGGTTCCGGATACCATCTGGATACTGCCCAATTGAACAGTTTGCATGCAACATTTAAGGAGCCCGCGCTGTATCACCGTCGCTTTAAGCACACAGATATCGACTCCTTGGTACAAGTACACCGGAAGTCCGACATCTTTGGGGTGACCGAGATCGGGAAATCTGTGGAAGGTCGTTCCATTTATGAACTGGAATACGGGGAAGGTGATAAAAAAGTGATGTTGTGGTCGCAGATGCATGGCGATGAGCCGACGGCAACCATGGCGCTTTTCGACCTATTCAATTTTCTGGAAGGGAAGGGGGACGGCTTCGATACGGTGCGGACCATGCTTCGGGAGAATCTCAATATCCATTTTATCCCGATGTTGAATCCCGATGGTGCCGAACGGTTCCTGCGCAGGAATGCACAGAGCATCGACCTGAACAGGGATGCCCGTGCAGGGCAGACCGTAGAGGGGAAATTGCTGAAAGCACGCGCCGACGCCATTAAGCCACGCTATGGCTTTAATCTGCACGACCAGAATATCTATTATAATGTGCCGGATACCAAAAATCCGGTGACCATCTCCCTCTTGGCTCCGGCATACAATCCGGAAAGGGAAGTGAATGAGGTCCGTGAGGGTGCCATGCAGATCATTGTGGGCATGAATAAGCTGCTGCAACAGTATATCCCCGATGCGGTGGCTAAATATGACGATACTTATACCCCACGCGGGTTCGGGGATAACTTCCAATCCTGGGGCGCCAGTACGGTACTCATTGAATCCGGTGGATTGAAAGGAGATCCAGAGAAACAACAGATCCGGAAGCTGAACTTTATGATCATCCTGAACGCACTGATGGAAATTGCGCAGGGAAGCTATGGCAGCTATGATGCCAAAGGCTATGAAGATATTCCGTTCAATGCCTCAAATTTCCACGATGTCCTGATCCGTGGATTGGAGTTCGGTTCGGATTCCATTTCCCTGAAAAGTGATATTGCTATTCGTCGCGGAGAAACTACCGTTGGTAGGGACTACTTTGTACGCGGGCGCGTGGAAGACATCGGGGATCTGCCGGAGTCCATGGGATATGACGAAGTGCAAGCCGACGGTATGAAATTCATCATCGGTAAGATCGCTCCACAGCCGCTTCCGAATTTCGAATCCATCACGCCGGAAATCGCATTTGACCTGCTCAAGAAAGGGTACATCGGCGTACAGGTTGCACAGCTTAAGCCGGAACAGGCCAATATGTTGCATAGCCTGCCTATCCACGTTTTCGCAACACCTAATTTTGCCGCAACACCATTTATCGATCTCGGTGGTACCACCAATTTCTATATCGGTGACAGCAATGGAACCCTGAAATATGCCGTCTTGAACGGTTACCTCATTGATCTGAATAAGCCCTTGTCGGAAATTCCGGCATTGAAAAATAGGGTGCAGTAA
- a CDS encoding S66 peptidase family protein — MDKRSFIKSLGIGLATLPLFGKSEAMDLASQVAPLLKGNVLKAGDTIGIITPASALGDEDAITLTKEVLTYFGFKVKEGKYIRQRYGNLAGTDDQRLEDLHDMFADKSVAGILCIRGGAGASRLLGRIDYELIKKNPKALIGYSDITALIMAFQAKAGLVTFHGPVGTSTWSNLVAKTFKEQLMDNQLLTYTNPAKKGDNIVQYKDRITTINPGIAEGKLLGGNLTLISGLCGSPYLPDFTGSILFLEEINESPEKVDRMFCQLMNAGILKQIKGFVFGKCTGCSPSGGYGSLNLDQILRDFIKPLQIPSYSGAVIGHIDDQFLLPVGVQARIDANKGTIEILEKALV; from the coding sequence ATGGATAAACGTTCGTTTATAAAATCGTTGGGGATCGGTCTGGCGACTCTCCCGTTATTTGGTAAATCGGAAGCCATGGATCTGGCAAGCCAAGTGGCACCACTCCTGAAGGGCAACGTGCTGAAAGCTGGCGATACCATCGGCATCATTACCCCGGCAAGTGCCTTGGGCGATGAGGATGCCATTACATTGACCAAGGAAGTCTTGACGTATTTTGGATTCAAGGTAAAGGAAGGAAAGTATATCCGTCAGCGGTATGGAAACCTTGCGGGAACGGATGATCAACGCTTGGAAGATCTACACGACATGTTTGCCGATAAATCCGTAGCTGGTATTCTCTGCATCCGCGGTGGTGCGGGCGCCTCCAGATTATTGGGACGCATTGATTACGAACTGATCAAGAAAAATCCGAAAGCCCTGATTGGCTATAGCGATATTACGGCGCTGATCATGGCCTTTCAAGCGAAGGCAGGTTTAGTGACCTTCCACGGCCCTGTGGGTACAAGTACCTGGAGCAATTTGGTTGCAAAGACCTTCAAGGAGCAACTGATGGATAACCAATTGCTGACCTATACCAATCCGGCCAAAAAAGGAGACAATATCGTTCAATATAAAGATCGTATAACAACCATCAATCCTGGAATCGCCGAAGGAAAATTGCTGGGTGGAAACCTGACTTTGATCTCGGGCTTATGTGGGTCGCCATACCTTCCGGATTTTACCGGAAGCATTCTGTTCCTCGAAGAGATAAACGAGTCGCCTGAAAAGGTGGACCGTATGTTCTGTCAATTGATGAACGCTGGCATCCTCAAGCAGATCAAAGGATTTGTCTTCGGGAAATGTACGGGATGTTCACCTTCAGGTGGTTACGGCTCCCTGAATCTCGATCAGATTCTTCGGGATTTCATAAAACCATTACAAATTCCTTCTTATTCTGGTGCGGTTATTGGTCATATTGATGATCAGTTCCTCTTGCCGGTGGGCGTTCAGGCGCGTATCGATGCAAACAAGGGAACAATTGAAATTTTAGAGAAAGCACTGGTATAA